From Paraburkholderia fungorum, the proteins below share one genomic window:
- a CDS encoding M20 aminoacylase family protein, with the protein MKIIPEISQAKAEIQAIRRDIHAHPELCYEENRTADVVAQKLESWGIEVTRGLGKTGVVGVLRNGSSRKSIGLRADMDALPIQELNTFEHASRHDGKMHACGHDGHTAMLLGAAQYLSQHRNFDGTVVFIFQPAEEGGGGAKAMIKDGLFERFPVDAVFALHNWPGMPAGEFGARVGATQASSNEFRIEVKGVGAHAAIPHNGIDPVFTAMQIGTGLQSIMTRNKRPIDAAVLSITQINAGAAVNVIPDTATLAGTVRTFSVEVLDLIENRMKQLAEATALAYGCSVEFSFRRNYPPTVNTEKETHFALGVMQGIVGNDHVETNIDPTMGAEDFSFMLLEKPGCYAYIGNGHGDHRDHGHGLGPCMLHNTSYDFNDDVLSLGSTYWVRLTESFLTPA; encoded by the coding sequence ATGAAAATCATTCCCGAGATCAGTCAAGCCAAAGCCGAAATTCAGGCGATTCGCCGCGATATTCACGCGCACCCCGAACTTTGCTACGAAGAGAACCGTACCGCCGACGTCGTTGCACAGAAGCTCGAATCCTGGGGAATCGAAGTCACGCGCGGACTCGGCAAGACCGGCGTGGTCGGCGTGTTGCGCAACGGCTCCAGCCGCAAGTCGATCGGTTTGCGCGCGGACATGGACGCACTGCCGATTCAGGAACTCAACACGTTCGAACATGCATCGCGACATGACGGCAAGATGCACGCATGCGGCCACGACGGACATACGGCAATGCTGCTCGGCGCGGCGCAATATCTGTCGCAGCATCGCAATTTCGACGGTACGGTCGTGTTTATTTTCCAGCCGGCCGAGGAGGGAGGCGGTGGCGCGAAGGCAATGATCAAAGACGGATTGTTCGAGCGCTTTCCGGTCGACGCCGTGTTCGCGCTGCATAACTGGCCCGGCATGCCCGCGGGTGAATTCGGTGCGCGAGTCGGTGCGACGCAGGCGTCGAGCAACGAATTCCGTATCGAGGTGAAGGGCGTCGGCGCGCACGCGGCGATTCCGCACAACGGTATCGATCCGGTCTTCACCGCGATGCAGATCGGCACGGGTCTGCAAAGCATCATGACGCGCAACAAGCGTCCGATCGACGCCGCTGTACTGTCGATCACGCAGATCAATGCGGGCGCGGCCGTCAACGTGATTCCCGATACGGCGACGCTGGCCGGCACGGTGCGTACTTTCTCGGTGGAGGTGCTGGATCTGATCGAAAACCGCATGAAGCAGCTTGCCGAAGCAACGGCTCTCGCGTACGGATGCAGTGTCGAATTCTCGTTCCGCCGCAACTATCCGCCGACCGTCAACACGGAAAAAGAAACCCATTTTGCTCTCGGCGTGATGCAGGGCATTGTCGGCAACGATCATGTCGAAACGAACATCGATCCGACCATGGGCGCGGAAGATTTCTCGTTCATGCTGCTCGAAAAACCGGGCTGTTACGCGTATATCGGCAACGGTCACGGCGATCACCGCGACCACGGCCATGGCCTCGGTCCGTGCATGCTGCACAACACGAGCTACGACTTCAACGACGACGTGCTGTCGCTCGGCTCGACCTACTGGGTGCGTCTGACGGAATCGTTCCTGACACCCGCATAA
- a CDS encoding GTPase encodes MKADVTSEQRFIADVDAFEFIDSELETILHLLEDWLARLTTTLQLQHLTSAGLAQHNSLATLAEATNTLLRNSVPAWAQQWANLKPAQALAESFDDKALLLVFGKFNAGKSSFCNFLADRFAAYSKTVEYFYLDGGRIVATPERFSEGVTETTARMQGVCLGGKLVLVDTPGLHSATPDNAALTQRFTDSADGVLWLTSSTSPGQVQELDELGRELHRNKPLLPVVTRSDVYEEDEIDGEIRKCLRGKSAQNRADQENDVKARAEEKLVAMGVSTSLLKPPVSISAYLARAQNQTPAAMIESGFERLYDALLDVAEATLAYKRRKLAEMFLHHLEENVLGTLCVDAMSMLAQLQSLSAAALDDLERQQEHIIRSVWRSVVPTLPDLLEQHSATRDVKAICNSLSQTVTASFSREVNQRLGDYVIEPEASAAGIELGEDAQFEDIVIESDTTSGPIRKVVGVDYQRLHAALGKAIQQHIVQLSSHAVGQCNASIKQLMQRASSLQDSLQMHERDLLSLKATLRSDFA; translated from the coding sequence ATGAAGGCGGACGTGACCAGCGAGCAACGCTTCATCGCCGATGTCGATGCATTCGAGTTCATCGACAGCGAACTCGAAACCATCCTGCATCTGCTCGAAGACTGGCTCGCGCGACTCACTACCACTCTGCAATTGCAGCACCTCACGAGTGCCGGATTGGCGCAGCACAACTCATTGGCGACGCTGGCCGAAGCCACCAACACGTTGCTGCGAAACAGTGTGCCTGCGTGGGCGCAGCAATGGGCCAATCTGAAACCGGCCCAGGCGCTGGCCGAATCTTTCGACGACAAAGCACTGCTGCTGGTCTTCGGCAAGTTCAACGCGGGGAAGAGTTCATTCTGCAATTTTCTCGCCGATCGCTTTGCGGCATACAGTAAGACGGTCGAATATTTCTATCTGGATGGCGGTCGTATCGTCGCGACCCCGGAGCGTTTCAGTGAAGGCGTCACGGAAACCACGGCACGAATGCAAGGCGTGTGTCTCGGCGGAAAACTCGTGCTCGTGGATACACCGGGTCTGCATTCCGCGACACCCGACAACGCGGCTTTGACTCAACGCTTCACAGACAGCGCCGACGGTGTGTTGTGGCTGACCAGTTCCACGTCACCGGGGCAGGTGCAGGAACTGGACGAACTCGGCCGTGAACTGCATCGGAACAAGCCGCTTTTGCCGGTCGTCACGCGAAGCGACGTGTACGAAGAGGACGAGATCGACGGTGAAATTCGAAAGTGTCTGCGCGGTAAGAGCGCGCAGAATCGCGCCGACCAGGAGAACGACGTCAAGGCCCGCGCGGAGGAAAAACTCGTAGCAATGGGCGTGTCGACCAGTCTACTGAAACCCCCTGTGTCGATCTCTGCATACCTCGCGCGTGCGCAAAATCAAACACCGGCAGCAATGATCGAGTCGGGATTCGAAAGGCTTTACGACGCGCTTCTCGATGTCGCCGAGGCGACGCTCGCGTATAAGCGGCGCAAGCTGGCCGAGATGTTTCTGCATCATCTGGAAGAGAACGTGTTGGGGACGTTATGTGTCGACGCAATGTCGATGCTTGCGCAATTGCAGTCGTTGTCGGCGGCGGCGCTAGATGATCTCGAACGACAGCAGGAACACATCATTCGATCGGTGTGGCGCAGTGTGGTACCGACGCTGCCCGATTTGCTGGAACAACATTCGGCGACGCGCGATGTCAAGGCAATCTGCAATAGCCTGTCGCAAACCGTCACTGCTTCGTTTTCGCGCGAAGTGAATCAGCGGTTGGGCGATTATGTCATTGAGCCGGAGGCCAGCGCGGCCGGAATCGAGCTAGGTGAAGATGCGCAATTCGAGGATATCGTGATCGAATCCGATACGACGTCGGGCCCGATACGCAAAGTGGTCGGTGTCGACTATCAGCGCCTTCATGCTGCGCTCGGCAAAGCGATTCAACAGCACATCGTGCAACTGTCCAGTCATGCTGTGGGGCAGTGTAATGCGTCGATCAAACAATTGATGCAACGCGCGAGCTCTCTGCAAGATTCCCTGCAAATGCACGAAAGAGATTTGCTCAGCCTGAAGGCGACACTCCGGTCCGACTTTGCCTGA
- a CDS encoding M14 family metallopeptidase has translation MNEAHFFSSSYADARERYWQAAAAIHAPVERHVIPGYRGLEGEALSTDVVRLGPASAQRLLVLTSGTHGVEGFCGSAAQIALLHDRSLHAVLDRLNVAILVIHAINPYGFSHLSRTNEDNVDLNRNSIDFSQPLPVNPAYDDLHALLVPSNWPPSDENASAIADYISQQGERAYQQALTVGQYRHADGMFFGGHRRVWSTQVLQMLFEQHGAACDSIGWIDFHTGLGPYGHGEKICVGQVGGSELQRARAWWGADVTSPLDGTSVAANVAGPVLDTLRRTCTHADTTAIAIEYGTIPLVDMLHMLRADAWLRQHPQAEKSHVDAIHEAVRAAFYCNDFIWRGLILGQARVAILQAIIGLSREA, from the coding sequence ATGAACGAAGCGCACTTCTTCTCATCGTCTTATGCGGATGCCCGCGAGCGGTACTGGCAGGCCGCCGCCGCGATTCACGCGCCGGTTGAACGGCATGTGATACCTGGTTATCGTGGCCTGGAAGGCGAAGCGCTTTCTACCGATGTCGTGCGGCTCGGCCCCGCCAGCGCGCAACGTCTGCTGGTTTTGACCTCGGGCACGCACGGCGTGGAGGGTTTTTGCGGATCTGCCGCGCAGATTGCGTTGCTGCACGACCGGTCGCTGCACGCGGTGCTCGATCGGCTGAATGTCGCGATCCTCGTGATTCATGCGATCAATCCGTACGGCTTCTCGCATCTGAGCCGCACGAATGAAGATAACGTCGATCTGAACCGCAACAGCATCGACTTCTCGCAGCCGCTGCCGGTCAATCCCGCGTATGACGATCTGCATGCGTTGCTGGTGCCGTCGAACTGGCCGCCATCGGATGAAAATGCGAGCGCGATTGCGGACTACATTTCGCAGCAGGGCGAGCGCGCCTATCAGCAGGCGTTGACCGTCGGCCAGTATCGTCACGCCGATGGAATGTTCTTCGGCGGTCATCGTCGCGTGTGGAGTACGCAGGTATTGCAAATGCTGTTCGAGCAGCATGGCGCGGCGTGCGACAGCATCGGCTGGATCGATTTTCATACGGGACTGGGTCCGTACGGACACGGCGAAAAAATCTGCGTCGGGCAGGTGGGCGGGAGTGAGCTGCAGCGTGCCCGCGCGTGGTGGGGCGCTGATGTGACGAGTCCGCTCGACGGCACGTCGGTGGCGGCGAACGTGGCGGGTCCGGTGCTCGATACTTTGCGACGGACCTGTACGCACGCCGACACCACGGCAATCGCCATCGAATACGGCACGATTCCCCTCGTCGACATGCTGCACATGCTGCGCGCGGATGCGTGGCTGCGTCAGCATCCGCAAGCCGAAAAATCGCATGTCGACGCGATTCACGAGGCGGTGCGCGCAGCTTTCTATTGCAATGACTTCATCTGGCGAGGGCTGATTCTCGGACAGGCACGCGTGGCGATTCTGCAGGCGATCATCGGACTGTCGCGCGAAGCCTGA
- a CDS encoding MFS transporter, whose translation MDASVRRRNADALSLDTTTTAPFNARVIVVATIGNALEWFDFTVFSFFAAIIAKQFFPSDNATASLLAAWTTFGVGFLTRPLGGIVLGNYADRHGRKSALMVTITLMAIGVGIIAFAPTYAQIGIYAPVLMLIGRFLQGFSAGGEVGSATAFLVEHAPVERRGVYGSFQMISQACSMLLGALTGVALTRFLSADQLDEFGWRIPFMLGLLIVPVGLYVRSKLDESPVFRNHKQRLPTAKSPFVESIRHWRAILAGFGLTVYGTIGTYIFYYYMPSYATKTLAIPFADSVIASCCAALAYIAATFASGLISDAVGRKKPMMVSTIVSLLISWPLFALLTSHPTLPVLILVQCCLMASLGLFQGSYCAFVCELFPSHVRSTGMAMGYNFAVMIFGGFAGAIATLLIKVTEDKLAVVYYGLFGCVIGLVTIALLKDRSKQPLM comes from the coding sequence ATGGATGCATCCGTTCGACGACGAAATGCCGATGCGTTATCCCTCGACACCACCACCACGGCACCGTTCAACGCGCGCGTAATCGTGGTGGCCACGATCGGCAATGCGCTGGAGTGGTTCGATTTCACGGTCTTTTCGTTTTTCGCCGCAATCATCGCGAAGCAGTTTTTCCCGAGCGACAACGCCACCGCGTCGCTGCTCGCGGCCTGGACTACCTTCGGTGTGGGCTTTCTGACGAGACCCCTCGGCGGGATCGTGCTCGGCAATTACGCGGACCGCCACGGCCGCAAATCCGCGCTGATGGTCACGATTACGTTGATGGCAATCGGTGTCGGGATCATCGCATTTGCGCCGACTTACGCGCAGATCGGTATCTACGCGCCCGTGCTGATGTTGATCGGGCGCTTCCTGCAAGGCTTTTCCGCAGGCGGCGAAGTGGGCAGCGCCACCGCGTTTCTGGTCGAACATGCACCGGTGGAACGACGCGGCGTCTACGGCAGTTTCCAGATGATCAGCCAGGCGTGCAGCATGTTGCTCGGTGCGCTGACCGGCGTCGCGCTGACGCGCTTTCTGAGCGCTGACCAACTCGACGAGTTCGGCTGGCGCATTCCCTTCATGCTCGGCTTGCTGATCGTGCCGGTCGGACTCTACGTGCGCTCGAAGCTCGACGAATCGCCGGTTTTCAGGAACCACAAGCAACGCCTGCCGACGGCGAAATCGCCGTTTGTCGAGTCGATCCGTCACTGGCGCGCGATTCTTGCCGGTTTCGGTCTGACGGTGTACGGCACGATCGGCACGTACATCTTCTATTACTACATGCCGAGTTACGCGACAAAGACGCTGGCCATCCCGTTCGCGGACAGCGTGATCGCTTCGTGCTGCGCAGCGCTCGCGTATATCGCCGCGACGTTCGCATCTGGACTGATCTCCGACGCGGTCGGCCGCAAGAAGCCGATGATGGTCTCCACGATCGTGAGCCTGCTGATCTCGTGGCCGCTTTTCGCGCTGCTAACCAGTCATCCGACGCTGCCGGTGCTGATTCTGGTTCAGTGCTGCCTGATGGCCTCGCTGGGTCTTTTTCAGGGCTCGTACTGCGCCTTCGTCTGCGAACTGTTTCCGTCGCATGTGCGCTCGACCGGCATGGCCATGGGCTACAACTTTGCGGTGATGATCTTCGGCGGCTTCGCGGGCGCGATTGCGACGCTGTTGATCAAGGTCACCGAAGACAAGCTCGCGGTCGTCTATTACGGTCTGTTCGGCTGCGTGATCGGACTGGTCACGATTGCGCTGCTGAAGGACCGGTCGAAGCAGCCTCTCATGTAA
- a CDS encoding LysR family transcriptional regulator, translating to MSTIRFLRTFVAVARHGSFALAAEQMALTQSAVSMQMRALETEFRHELFDRCGRSIMLNAMGKSLLPHAQQLLSLYEAMKLTAGGLEEHVGPVSIGAIESVVGALAEAAAHLKIARPNLDVRIMAAKSVDLAARVDAGEIDAAVIIDTPGRRPASVQWTPVYSEPVVLLANANMVPASVPELLKTQRFLRFDRTQRTGVVIDRAIRKQRFKVNEFLELNSLEGIAELVRQGIGVAVVPLLRRSSWTRDDALRVLPLPQSDVRREVGMLERAQHGKMAVTAAIVRHLTEAI from the coding sequence TTGAGCACGATCCGTTTTCTCCGAACCTTCGTCGCGGTGGCGCGTCACGGCTCGTTCGCCTTGGCCGCCGAACAGATGGCGCTGACGCAATCGGCGGTCAGCATGCAGATGCGTGCACTCGAAACCGAGTTCAGACACGAACTTTTCGACCGTTGCGGGCGCTCTATCATGCTCAACGCAATGGGCAAAAGCCTGCTCCCGCACGCGCAACAATTGTTGTCGCTATACGAGGCGATGAAGCTGACCGCAGGCGGTCTCGAAGAGCATGTCGGGCCGGTTTCGATCGGCGCGATCGAGTCGGTAGTGGGTGCGCTCGCGGAGGCGGCGGCGCATCTGAAGATTGCACGGCCGAATCTCGACGTGCGAATCATGGCGGCAAAATCCGTCGATCTGGCCGCGCGTGTCGACGCTGGCGAGATCGACGCGGCGGTGATCATCGACACGCCGGGGCGCAGACCTGCGAGCGTGCAATGGACGCCTGTCTATTCGGAACCGGTCGTGCTGCTCGCCAACGCGAACATGGTCCCTGCGTCCGTTCCTGAGTTGCTGAAAACACAGCGATTCCTGCGATTCGACCGGACTCAGCGAACCGGCGTCGTGATAGATCGCGCGATTCGCAAGCAGCGTTTCAAGGTCAACGAATTTCTCGAACTCAACTCGCTCGAAGGGATTGCCGAACTGGTGCGCCAGGGCATTGGCGTCGCGGTCGTGCCGCTGCTAAGGCGTTCTTCGTGGACGCGTGACGACGCGTTGCGTGTGCTACCGCTGCCCCAGTCCGATGTGAGGCGCGAAGTGGGCATGCTGGAGCGCGCGCAGCACGGCAAGATGGCCGTGACAGCGGCAATCGTGCGGCATTTGACCGAGGCAATCTGA
- a CDS encoding GTPase, whose protein sequence is MSDEIRKQATRDVISVLPGRADDITRLVTLIENGEPIVTVIGKYNHGKSRLLNELIGRDIFAVADRRETVRLADNVHNSVRWLDAPGLDADVGTEDDRHAFHAAWLKADIRLFVHAAKEGELDARELALLDELHADGDRTQRATLFVLSQIDQLADDAELQKVGNTIAAQLPGMTLHAVSAVRHRKGAHEGKKLMLEKSGMPSLRILLDAALACVPQARVHEAALLFGEIRAELEALLAVQNQTRDALSELQSRQQLEFSEGLKGVIGKVSVDIEAMLDALGTDHAIIPDSANDAYAITAGKLERAHIQIAYSRACIAIDSFLAGHGVIGLPVEQETVARALNSVMVAVMGVSVKFRKDLRRMFCEPAGRERIQRDFTRYYELSADRKALAAQIADVESTVVACGNALSALHSLEAFA, encoded by the coding sequence TTGTCTGACGAAATTCGCAAGCAGGCAACTCGCGATGTGATATCTGTTTTGCCCGGCCGGGCTGACGACATCACGCGTCTCGTCACGTTGATCGAGAACGGTGAACCCATCGTCACCGTCATCGGAAAGTACAACCACGGTAAGAGCCGCCTGCTGAACGAACTGATCGGCCGCGACATTTTTGCGGTGGCGGACAGGCGGGAAACGGTGAGACTCGCCGACAACGTTCATAACAGCGTGCGCTGGCTCGACGCTCCGGGTCTCGATGCGGACGTCGGCACCGAAGACGACCGCCACGCTTTTCACGCCGCGTGGTTGAAGGCGGATATTCGCCTGTTCGTGCATGCTGCCAAAGAGGGCGAACTCGACGCCCGCGAATTGGCATTGCTCGACGAACTGCACGCCGACGGTGACCGGACGCAACGGGCGACCCTGTTCGTGCTTTCGCAGATCGACCAGTTGGCCGACGACGCAGAGTTGCAGAAAGTCGGCAACACGATTGCCGCGCAATTGCCGGGCATGACGCTGCACGCCGTGTCGGCGGTGCGCCATCGTAAAGGGGCGCACGAGGGCAAAAAGCTGATGCTGGAGAAAAGCGGCATGCCGTCTCTGCGCATCCTGCTCGACGCGGCACTTGCTTGTGTGCCGCAAGCGCGAGTGCATGAAGCCGCGCTGCTGTTCGGCGAAATCCGTGCAGAACTCGAAGCGCTTCTCGCCGTGCAGAACCAGACGCGCGATGCGTTGAGCGAGTTACAGAGTCGCCAGCAACTGGAATTCTCGGAAGGGCTGAAAGGCGTGATCGGCAAAGTGAGCGTCGATATCGAGGCCATGCTGGATGCGCTCGGAACTGACCACGCGATCATCCCGGACTCCGCGAATGATGCGTACGCGATCACCGCCGGGAAGCTGGAACGCGCGCACATCCAGATCGCTTACTCGCGCGCGTGCATCGCAATCGACAGCTTTCTGGCCGGGCACGGCGTCATTGGATTGCCCGTCGAGCAGGAAACCGTCGCGCGCGCACTCAACTCCGTGATGGTTGCGGTGATGGGCGTGTCGGTCAAGTTTCGCAAAGACCTGCGCAGGATGTTCTGCGAGCCTGCTGGCAGGGAGCGGATACAGCGTGATTTCACTCGCTACTACGAGTTGTCTGCTGATAGAAAAGCGCTGGCGGCGCAAATCGCGGATGTCGAATCGACGGTCGTCGCTTGCGGTAATGCGTTGTCCGCATTGCACTCGCTGGAGGCATTCGCATGA